A single Garra rufa chromosome 9, GarRuf1.0, whole genome shotgun sequence DNA region contains:
- the LOC141342470 gene encoding protein naked cuticle homolog 2-like, whose translation MSPVWTLTSVRDVTARLSPHSQMHVSYCLSYTGNTSELKDGQTPVHRCPLEVVLPPEKAEGCESFLPSEYGEKDALKETCKGKKRINLDDLECNVSLVDDSRQEWVFTLYDFDNSGKVTKEDMSSLMHTIYDVVDSSVNHSCNGKRKTLRVKLTVSPEPGARKRDPTHTGNDKDANRLSRIESVHAEDRRQTAHAKGQTAEAQERNHYCVDENTERRNHYLDLAGIENYTSRFDSSSPPAAPQEQPSRPSHNQSRSRSHEPETHAHQRRSQIITDPSLAPDPRVRSGPQSFRSPKSTSKGGQSAAKIGKCHGYYPPTQGPAGQDVYHLPQQNQPQPSTAHQHPLQHSHSKRLRAKAREQALSPSKHTQQQPSPVSPPAPDREQNGGFVVPVVQRHEHHHHHEHHHHHHYHHYHQT comes from the exons GAGCTGAAGGACGGACAGACGCCAGTCCACCGCTGCCCTCTAGAGG tgGTTTTGCCTCCAGAAAAGGCTGAAGGATGTGAGAGTTTTCTGCCGTCTGAATATGGAGAGAAAGACGCTCTGAAGGAAACCTGCAAAGGGAAGAAACGCATCAATCTAGAT GATCTGGAGTGTAACGTGTCTCTGGTTGATGACAGCAGGCAGGAGTGGGTCTTCACGCTCTACGACTTCGACAACAGCGGAAAAGTCACGAAAGAG gACATGTCCAGTTTGATGCACACTATCTATGACGTTGTGGACTCATCCGTCAATCACTCGTGTAACGGCAAACGAAAGACCCTGAGAGTGAAACTGACGGTCTCTCCTGAACCCGGAGCTCGCAAAAGAGATCCGACACACACCGGAAACG ACAAAGACGCGAATCGTTTGAGTCGCATTGAGTCGGTTCATGCAGAGGACAGACGGCAGACCGCACACGCCAA AGGTCAGACTGCTGAAGCTCAGGAGAGGAATCACTACTGTGTGGACGAGAACACAGAGAGAAGAAATCATTACCTGGATCTGGCTGGAATAGAAAACTACACCTCCAGATTTGACA GTTCCTCTCCTCCTGCGGCCCCGCAAGAACAGCCATCACGGCCTTCACACAACCAAAGCCGTTCCCGTTCCCACGAACCCGAGACACACGCCCATCAGCGGCGATCACAGATCATCACCGACCCCAGCCTGGCCCCGGATCCTCGTGTACGCAGCGGACCCCAGTCCTTCAGATCCCCCAAGAGCACATCTAAAGGTGGTCAGTCTGCTGCCAAAATAGGCAAGTGCCACGGCTACTATCCGCCAACGCAAGGCCCCGCGGGTCAAGACGTGTACCATCTCCCCCAACAAAACCAGCCTCAGCCCTCAACAGCTCACCAGCACCCTCTCCAGCACAGTCACAGCAAGAGATTGAGAGCCAAAGCCAGAGAACAGGCTCTGTCGCCCTCAAAACACACCCAACAACAGCCCTCGCCCGTCAGCCCGCCTGCGCCGGACCGCGAGCAGAACGGCGGGTTTGTGGTTCCCGTGGTTCAGCGACACGAACACCATCATCATCATGAACACCATCATCATCACCACTACCACCACTACCATCAGACATGA